Proteins from a single region of Candidatus Rubrimentiphilum sp.:
- a CDS encoding non-heme iron oxygenase ferredoxin subunit translates to MPERLIAKKSEIGDGEAHRFVVDGTEVLLCNAGGEIYAVEDICTHDGGALDQGQLEGVRIVCPRHGATFDVRTGEALTLPAVMPLPTYTVRIDGEDIYVTV, encoded by the coding sequence ATGCCCGAAAGACTCATCGCTAAAAAGAGCGAGATCGGCGACGGCGAAGCGCATCGCTTCGTCGTCGACGGGACCGAGGTGCTGTTGTGCAACGCCGGCGGCGAGATCTATGCAGTGGAAGACATCTGCACGCACGACGGCGGCGCGCTCGACCAGGGCCAGCTCGAAGGCGTGCGGATCGTCTGTCCGCGGCACGGCGCAACCTTTGACGTAAGGACCGGCGAGGCGCTAACGCTGCCCGCCGTGATGCCGCTGCCGACGTACACGGTGCGCATCGACGGCGAGGACATCTACGTTACAGTCTAG
- a CDS encoding VOC family protein has protein sequence MAILGVDTTAYLVKDVERAKKFYRDVMGLPLTSEFGTQGAEFVMPDNTAFSLWKMDDGSWTQGNGVMFSVDNFEAAVDQYRKAGAKIAPETEDTPVCKMAFGEDSEGNTFIIHFRKNGRD, from the coding sequence ATGGCAATCCTGGGAGTAGATACAACGGCGTACCTCGTGAAGGACGTCGAACGCGCCAAGAAGTTCTATCGCGACGTGATGGGTTTACCACTAACCAGCGAGTTTGGCACTCAAGGCGCCGAGTTCGTGATGCCCGACAACACGGCGTTCAGTCTATGGAAGATGGACGACGGATCGTGGACGCAGGGAAACGGCGTGATGTTTTCTGTTGATAACTTTGAGGCAGCGGTCGATCAGTACCGGAAAGCCGGCGCGAAGATCGCTCCGGAGACCGAAGACACGCCCGTTTGTAAGATGGCATTCGGCGAAGATTCAGAGGGCAACACGTTCATCATTCACTTCCGCAAAAACGGCCGCGACTAG
- the sufB gene encoding Fe-S cluster assembly protein SufB, producing the protein MATQLKPAQPLIEEYRHGFHDSEDKYVFKSEKGLTREIVERISEMKGEPDWMREFRLKALDVFLSKPMPTWGDTERLNEIDFGDIHYFVKSTDQAERSWDDVPDDIKKTFDRLGIPEAERKFLAGVSAQYESEVVYHNVNEELEKLGVLFCDMDTAVKKYPEIVQKYLATIIPVADNKFAALNSAVWSGGSFIYVPPGVEVKQPLQAYFRINAENMGQFERTLIIADKGSKVHYIEGCTAPKFSTTSLHSAVVELVAHEDASIRYTTIQNWYRNIFNLVTKRAMAHKNATVEWVDGNIGSRLTMKYPSIYLMGEGARGEVLSMAFAGEGQHQDAGAKVIHAAPNTTSMVTNKSVSTHGGKTTYRGLVEIFPGAVGSKTRVKCDALIMDEQSSSDTKPTMKIHEQRSTVEHEASVSKIGEEQLFYAMSRGLNEADATAMIVNGFFDFFVKELPMEYAVELNRLVKMEMEGSVG; encoded by the coding sequence ATGGCCACCCAACTAAAGCCCGCCCAGCCCCTCATCGAGGAATACCGCCACGGTTTCCACGATTCCGAGGACAAGTACGTCTTTAAGTCCGAGAAGGGCCTGACGCGCGAGATCGTCGAGCGCATCAGCGAGATGAAGGGCGAGCCGGATTGGATGCGCGAGTTCCGGCTGAAAGCGCTGGACGTCTTCTTAAGCAAACCGATGCCGACGTGGGGCGACACCGAGCGCCTCAACGAGATCGATTTCGGCGACATCCATTACTTCGTGAAGTCGACCGACCAGGCCGAACGCTCGTGGGACGACGTGCCCGACGACATCAAGAAGACGTTCGACCGTTTGGGCATTCCGGAAGCCGAGCGCAAGTTTTTGGCCGGCGTCTCCGCGCAGTACGAATCCGAGGTCGTCTATCACAACGTGAACGAGGAGCTCGAGAAGCTCGGCGTTCTCTTCTGCGACATGGACACCGCGGTCAAGAAGTACCCGGAGATCGTGCAAAAGTATTTGGCCACGATCATTCCAGTCGCCGACAACAAGTTCGCCGCGCTCAACTCGGCCGTGTGGTCGGGCGGGTCGTTCATCTATGTTCCGCCGGGCGTCGAAGTGAAGCAACCGCTCCAAGCCTATTTCCGCATCAACGCGGAAAACATGGGCCAGTTCGAGCGCACGCTGATCATTGCGGACAAAGGCTCGAAAGTTCATTACATCGAGGGATGCACCGCGCCGAAGTTTTCGACCACGTCGCTGCATAGCGCAGTCGTCGAGTTGGTCGCGCACGAAGATGCATCTATCCGCTACACGACGATCCAAAACTGGTATCGCAATATTTTCAACCTCGTCACCAAGCGCGCCATGGCGCACAAGAACGCGACGGTCGAGTGGGTCGATGGCAACATCGGCTCGCGCCTGACCATGAAGTACCCGTCGATCTATCTGATGGGCGAGGGCGCGCGCGGTGAAGTGCTTTCGATGGCGTTCGCCGGCGAAGGCCAGCACCAGGACGCGGGCGCCAAAGTGATTCATGCGGCGCCGAACACGACCTCGATGGTCACGAATAAGTCCGTCAGCACGCATGGCGGCAAGACCACTTATCGCGGCTTGGTCGAGATCTTTCCGGGCGCGGTCGGTTCGAAGACGCGCGTCAAGTGCGACGCGCTCATCATGGACGAGCAGTCCTCGAGCGACACCAAGCCCACCATGAAGATTCACGAGCAGCGCTCGACGGTCGAACACGAGGCCAGCGTCAGCAAGATCGGCGAGGAGCAGCTCTTCTACGCGATGAGCCGTGGTTTGAACGAGGCCGATGCCACCGCGATGATCGTCAACGGGTTCTTTGACTTCTTCGTCAAGGAACTGCCGATGGAATATGCCGTCGAGTTGAATCGTCTGGTCAAAATGGAGATGGAAGGCTCCGTCGGCTAA
- the speD gene encoding adenosylmethionine decarboxylase — translation MTALQAPADKSGGGIPPRRGDRNKLKALGTHIVCELSGCDPVALSDLDGVQNMMIAAARIAHATILESSFHRFEPQGVSGTVILAESHLSIHTWPEKEYAAMDFYTCGDHTDPWLACLHAAKVLSATRMLTTEFKRGIEAKNGTFTHVVTATEAKDRQRTA, via the coding sequence GTGACTGCACTGCAGGCGCCAGCCGACAAGTCCGGAGGTGGGATTCCCCCAAGGCGAGGAGATCGCAATAAATTGAAAGCACTCGGTACGCACATTGTGTGCGAACTCTCGGGGTGTGACCCGGTGGCCCTTTCCGACCTGGACGGCGTCCAGAACATGATGATCGCAGCCGCGAGAATCGCGCATGCGACCATTTTGGAAAGCTCTTTTCACCGGTTCGAACCTCAAGGCGTCTCAGGCACAGTCATCCTGGCGGAGTCGCATCTTTCGATTCATACCTGGCCTGAGAAAGAATACGCCGCCATGGATTTCTACACGTGCGGCGACCACACGGATCCCTGGCTTGCTTGTTTGCATGCTGCCAAGGTTCTTTCGGCGACGCGAATGTTGACGACTGAATTCAAACGAGGCATCGAGGCAAAGAACGGAACCTTCACCCACGTCGTAACCGCCACCGAAGCAAAAGATCGCCAACGCACCGCGTAA